In Paenibacillus dendritiformis, the DNA window ATAACGGGCTCGCGAGAACCATTTTCCCGGTGCATACGATGTTCGACGGCGATACGGTGTTCGCCATGACGACAGGGGGCGTGGACGCCTCGGTCGATCTCGCCGGCATGTGGGCCGCGGAGACGCTGGCTTATGCCATTATCAATGCGGCGACGGCCGCCGAATCCGCGGGAGGGGTTCCGGCGGCGCGCGACTGGACGGCGCAGCCGCCGCAATAAAGGGCAAAGCGCGCCGGATATGTTGCCGGCGCGCTCAGGCTCAGGACGGGAAGATGGATGCGATCGCTTGCTTCAACACGGAAGCGGAGTGGTGAAGCTTCTGCTTCTCCTCTTCGGAGAGATGAAGCTCGTACACATCGCGGATGCCTTGGCGGTTGACGACCGCAGGAACGCCGAGATAGACATCCTCGAGCCCGTATTCTCCGGTCAGCAGCGTCGAGACCGAGAGCACGGAATTCTCGTTCTTCAGGATGGCCTTCGTGAGGCGGGCCAACCCCATGGCGATGCCGTAGTAGGTGGCGCCTTTACGTTCGATGATGTGATAGGCCGCATCGCGCACATTGATGAAGATGCGGTTCAGCTCCTCATCGGTCGGCTTGCCGTGCGTCTTGCGGTAGTCGGCCAGCGGCTGGCCGCCGATGCTGACGTTGCTCCATACCGGAAGCTCCGTGTCCCCATGCTCGCCCATAATATAAGCGTGAACGTTGCGCGGGTCGACCTCCAGACGTTCGCCGAGCAGATAGCGCAGCCGGGCGGTGTCCAGAATCGTGCCCGACCCGATAACGCGGCTTGCCGGCAGGCCGGAATATTTCCAGGTCGCATAGGTCAACACATCGACCGGATTCGTCGCGACAAGGAACAGGCCGTTGAAGCCGCTCTCCATGACCGATTGGACGATCGACTGGAAGATTTTCGCGTTCTTGCCGATCAGATCG includes these proteins:
- a CDS encoding L-lactate dehydrogenase; translation: MSEVTKVSRVALVGSGFVGSSYAFALFNQGLAAELVIIDANRPKAEGDAMDLNHGLPFASNMRIWAGDYSDCKDADLVVITAGANQAPGETRLDLIGKNAKIFQSIVQSVMESGFNGLFLVATNPVDVLTYATWKYSGLPASRVIGSGTILDTARLRYLLGERLEVDPRNVHAYIMGEHGDTELPVWSNVSIGGQPLADYRKTHGKPTDEELNRIFINVRDAAYHIIERKGATYYGIAMGLARLTKAILKNENSVLSVSTLLTGEYGLEDVYLGVPAVVNRQGIRDVYELHLSEEEKQKLHHSASVLKQAIASIFPS